Proteins from a single region of Corylus avellana chromosome ca11, CavTom2PMs-1.0:
- the LOC132166142 gene encoding cytochrome P450 94A1-like, which translates to MLFLQLLASFFFLLLLPFLSIIFLKRASARKKQSSPPPSTAISPPRSYPIIGSFLAVVANCHRRLQWLTDILQVTPSATYVLHRSIGIRQVLIANPAVVQHILKTNFHNYGKGDFNGTLKDFLGHGIFNVNGESWKFQRQVASHEFNTKSMRKFVETVVDTELSDRLIPILTSAATTGTVLDFQDILQRFAFDNVCKIAFGFDPAYLLPSLPQTKFAQAFEDSVTISSDRLRSFIHFFWKIKKLLNIGSEKRLRIAISEVQEFAKNIIREKKNELREKSSLDSVDLLSRFLSSGHSDENFVTDIVISFILAGRDTTSAALTWYLWLLSKNPRVESEVLKEISEKSEATAFDEVKDMVYTHASLCESMRLYPPVATDTKEAVNDDILPDGTVVRKGMLVTYIPYAMGRMETLWGSDWADFKPERWLEKDEAENKHWKFVGRDAYTYPVFQAGPRICLGKEMAFLQMKRVVAGVLKRFKVVPALEEGVEPEFVQQLTSKMKGGLPVRIVEREEKE; encoded by the coding sequence ATGCTGTTTCTCCAGCTCCTagcctctttctttttccttctccttcttcccttCCTTTCCATCATCTTCCTTAAAAGAGCTTCAGCACGCAAAAAGCAGTCATCTCCACCACCCTCCACCGCCATCAGCCCCCCAAGATCCTACCCAATAATTGGTTCGTTTCTGGCCGTGGTTGCTAATTGCCACCGCCGTCTCCAATGGCTTACAGACATCCTCCAAGTCACCCCCTCCGCCACCTACGTCCTCCACCGCAGCATCGGCATACGCCAGGTCTTAATCGCCAACCCGGCCGTCGTCCAGCACATCCTCAAGACCAACTTCCACAACTACGGCAAGGGAGATTTCAACGGAACCCTCAAAGACTTCCTCGGCCACGGTATCTTCAACGTCAACGGCGAATCCTGGAAATTTCAAAGACAAGTTGCCAGCCACGAATTCAACACCAAATCCATGCGCAAATTCGTCGAGACCGTCGTGGACACCGAGCTCTCCGACCGCCTAATCCCTATCCTCACCTCAGCCGCCACCACCGGAACAGTCCTAGACTTCCAGGACATTCTTCAAAGATTTGCCTTCGATAATGTATGCAAAATCGCTTTCGGATTCGACCCGGCATACCTCTTGCCCTCTCTTCCACAAACCAAGTTCGCTCAAGCCTTTGAAGATAGTGTCACGATCAGCAGCGACAGGCTCAGATCATTCATCCATTTCTTTTGGAAAATCAAGAAGCTTTTGAATATTGGGTCCGAGAAGCGCCTGAGAATCGCAATTTCAGAAGTTCAAGAATTTGCAAAGAACATAATAAGGGAAAAGAAGAACGAGCTCAGAGAGAAGTCCTCGCTCGATTCCGTCGACCTCTTGTCAAGGTTCTTGAGCTCCGGCCACTCGGATGAGAACTTCGTGACCGACATAGTGATAAGCTTCATACTTGCTGGGCGCGACACAACCTCCGCGGCACTCACATGGTATCTTTGGCTACTTTCTAAGAACCCGCGTGTCGAATCCGAGGTTCTCAAGGAAATCAGTGAGAAATCTGAGGCGACCGCCTTTGACGAAGTGAAAGACATGGTGTACACTCACGCTTCTCTGTGTGAAAGCATGCGGTTGTACCCGCCTGTCGCGACGGACACGAAGGAGGCTGTGAACGACGACATTTTGCCGGACGGGACGGTGGTGAGAAAGGGGATGTTAGTGACGTACATACCGTACGCAATGGGGAGAATGGAGACGCTGTGGGGGTCTGACTGGGCGGATTTTAAGCCGGAGCGGTGGCTGGAGAAGGATGAGGCGGAGAATAAGCACTGGAAGTTCGTTGGGAGGGACGCGTACACGTACCCGGTGTTCCAGGCGGGGCCGAGGATTTGCTTGGGGAAGGAGATGGCTTTCTTGCAGATGAAGAGGGTGGTCGCGGGGGTTCTCAAGCGGTTCAAGGTGGTACCGGCGCTTGAGGAAGGTGTGGAGCCGGAGTTTGTTCAGCAATTGACTTCCAAAATGAAAGGTGGGTTGCCGGTTAGGATTGTGGAGAGGGAAGAGAAAGAATGA
- the LOC132166248 gene encoding cytochrome P450 94A2-like, which yields MLFLQLIASFFFFLLLPLLSILFLTRASASPPPSTTTSLPRSYPIIGSFLAVLANRNRSLQWISDIVQLSPSATYVLHRNFATRVVLTANPAVVQHILKTHFHNYGKGNIFPQTLKDLLGNGIFNVDGESWKFQRQIASHEFNTKSLRKFVETVVDTEIYDRLIPILSSAAATGTVLDFQDILQRFAFDNICEIAFGFDPAYLLPSLPQTKFAQAFEDSVQISGDRFRSLIPLVWKIKKLLNIGSEKRLRIAVSEVQEFAKSVIREKKHELREKSSLDSVDLLSRFLSSGHSDENFVTDIVISFILAGRDTTSAALTWYLWLLSKNPHVESEVLKEVNEKSEATAFDEVKDMVYTHASLCESMRLYPPVAADSKEAVNDDVLPDGTVVKKGMRVTYLPYAMGRSEALWGKDWAEFKPERWLEREETENRKWRFVGRDAYTYPVFQAGPRICLGKEMAFLQMKRVVAGILRQFKVVPVIEEGVEPEFVPQLTFKMKGGLPVMIVERDQKDFFG from the coding sequence ATGCTGTTCCTCCAACTCATagcctctttctttttctttctccttcttcccTTACTTTCCATCCTCTTCCTTACCAGAGCTTCAGCATCTCCACCAccctccaccaccaccagcCTCCCAAGATCCTACCCAATAATCGGTTCATTCTTGGCTGTGCttgctaaccgcaaccgcaGTCTCCAATGGATTTCAGACATCGTCCAACTCTCACCCTCCGCCACCTACGTCCTCCACCGCAACTTCGCCACTCGCGTGGTCTTAACCGCCAACCCAGCCGTCGTTCAGCACATCCTCAAGACCCACTTCCACAACTACGGCAAGGGAAATATTTTCCCCCAAACCCTCAAAGACTTGCTCGGCAACGGCATCTTCAACGTCGACGGCGAATCCTGGAAATTCCAAAGACAAATTGCCAGCCACGAATTCAACACCAAGTCCCTGCGCAAGTTCGTCGAGACCGTCGTGGACACCGAGATCTACGACCGCCTCATCCCTATCCTCTCCTCAGCTGCCGCCACCGGAACAGTCCTAGACTTCCAGGACATTCTTCAAAGGTTTGCCTTCGATAATATTTGTGAAATCGCTTTCGGATTCGACCCCGCATACCTCTTGCCCTCTCTTCCACAAACCAAATTCGCTCAAGCCTTTGAAGATAGTGTCCAGATCAGCGGCGACAGGTTCAGATCATTAATCCCGCTCGTTTGGAAAATCAAGAAGCTTTTGAATATTGGGTCCGAGAAGCGCCTGAGAATCGCAGTCTCAGAAGTTCAAGAATTTGCAAAGAGCGTAATAAGAGAAAAGAAGCACGAGCTCAGAGAGAAGTCGTCGCTCGATTCCGTCGACCTCTTGTCACGATTCTTGAGCTCCGGCCACTCGGATGAGAATTTCGTGACCGACATAGTGATAAGCTTTATACTTGCTGGGCGCGACACAACCTCCGCGGCTCTAACATGGTATCTTTGGCTGCTTTCGAAGAACCCGCATGTGGAATCCGAGGTTCTCAAGGAAGTCAATGAGAAATCCGAGGCGACCGCCTTTGACGAAGTGAAAGACATGGTGTACACTCACGCTTCTCTGTGTGAAAGCATGCGGTTGTACCCGCCTGTGGCGGCGGACTCGAAGGAGGCCGTGAACGACGACGTTTTGCCGGATGGGACAGTGGTGAAGAAGGGAATGAGAGTGACGTACCTACCTTATGCAATGGGGAGGTCAGAGGCACTATGGGGAAAAGATTGGGCGGAGTTCAAGCCGGAGCGGTGGCTGGAGAGGGAGGAGACGGAGAATAGGAAGTGGAGGTTCGTGGGGAGGGACGCATACACGTACCCAGTGTTCCAGGCGGGGCCGAGGATTTGCTTGGGGAAAGAGATGGCATTCTTGCAGATGAAGAGGGTGGTCGCAGGGATTCTTAGGCAGTTCAAGGTAGTTCCGGTGATAGAGGAAGGTGTGGAGCCGGAGTTTGTTCCGCAGTTGACTTTCAAAATGAAAGGTGGATTGCCGGTGATGATTGTGGAGAGGGATCAGAAAGATTTTTTTGGATAG
- the LOC132165781 gene encoding cytochrome P450 94A2-like, protein MLFLQLIASFFFLLLLPLLSILFLTRASASPPPSTTTSLPRSYPIIGSFLAALANRNRSLQWISDIVQLSPSATYVLHRNFATRVVLTANPAVVQHILKTHFHNYGKGNIFPQTLKDLLGNGIFNVDGESWKFQRQLASHEFNTKSLRKFVETVVDTEISDRLIPILSSAAATGTVLDFEDILQRFAFDNICEIAFGFDPAYLLPSLPQTKFAQAFEDSVQISGDRKEF, encoded by the exons ATGCTGTTCCTCCAACTCATagcctctttctttttccttctccttcttcccttACTTTCCATCCTCTTCCTTACCAGAGCTTCAGCATCTCCACCAccctccaccaccaccagcCTCCCAAGATCCTACCCTATAATCGGTTCATTCTTGGCTGCGCttgctaaccgcaaccgcaGTCTCCAATGGATTTCAGACATCGTCCAACTCTCACCCTCCGCCACCTACGTCCTCCACCGCAACTTCGCCACTCGCGTGGTCTTAACCGCCAACCCAGCCGTTGTTCAGCACATCCTCAAGACCCACTTCCACAACTACGGCAAGGGAAATATTTTCCCCCAAACCCTCAAAGACTTGCTCGGCAACGGCATCTTCAACGTCGACGGCGAATCCTGGAAATTCCAAAGACAACTTGCCAGCCACGAATTCAACACCAAGTCCCTGCGCAAGTTCGTCGAGACCGTCGTGGACACCGAGATCTCCGACCGCCTCATCCCGATCCTCTCCTCAGCTGCCGCTACCGGAACAGTCCTAGACTTCGAGGACATTCTTCAAAGGTTTGCCTTCGATAATATTTGTGAAATCGCTTTCGGATTCGACCCCGCATATCTCTTGCCCTCTCTTCCACAAACCAAATTCGCTCAAGCCTTTGAAGATAGTGTCCAGATCAGCGGCGACAG GAAAGAGTTTTGA
- the LOC132166178 gene encoding cytochrome P450 94A1-like, protein MLFLQLLASFFFLLLLPFLSIIFLKRASARKKQSSPPPSTAISPPRSYPIIGSFLAVVANCHRRLQWLTDILQVTPSATYVLHRSIGIRQVLIANPAVVQHILKTNFHNYGKGHFNGTLKDFLGHGIFNVNGESWKFQRQVASHEFNTKSMRKFVETVVDTELSDRLIPILTSAATTGTVLDFQDILQRFAFDNVCKIAFGFDPAYLLPSLPQTKFAQAFEDSVTISSDRLRSFIHFFWKIKKLLNIGSEKRLRIAISEVQEFAKNIIREKKNELREKSSLDSVDLLSRFLSSGHSDENFVTDIVISFILAGRDTTSAALTWYLWLLSKNPRVESEVLKEISEKSEATAFDEVKDMVYTHASLCESMRLYPPVATDTKEAVNDDILPDGTVVRKGMLVTYIPYAMGRMETLWGSDWADFKPERWLEKDEAENKHWKFVGRDAYTYPVFQAGPRICLGKEMAFLQMKRVVAGVLKRFKVVPALEEGVEPEFVQQLTSKMKGGLPVRIVEREEKE, encoded by the coding sequence ATGCTGTTTCTCCAGCTCCTagcctctttctttttccttctccttcttcccttCCTTTCCATCATCTTCCTTAAAAGAGCTTCAGCACGCAAAAAGCAGTCATCTCCACCACCCTCCACCGCCATCAGCCCCCCAAGATCCTACCCAATAATTGGTTCGTTTCTGGCCGTGGTTGCTAATTGCCACCGCCGTCTCCAATGGCTTACAGACATCCTCCAAGTCACCCCCTCCGCCACCTACGTCCTCCACCGCAGCATCGGCATACGCCAGGTCTTAATCGCCAACCCGGCCGTCGTCCAGCACATCCTCAAGACCAACTTCCACAACTACGGCAAGGGACATTTCAACGGAACCCTCAAAGACTTCCTCGGCCACGGTATCTTCAACGTCAACGGCGAATCCTGGAAATTTCAAAGACAAGTTGCCAGCCACGAATTCAACACCAAATCCATGCGCAAATTCGTCGAGACCGTCGTGGACACCGAGCTCTCCGACCGCCTAATCCCTATCCTCACCTCAGCCGCCACCACCGGAACAGTCCTAGACTTCCAGGACATTCTTCAAAGATTTGCCTTCGATAATGTATGCAAAATCGCTTTCGGATTCGACCCGGCATACCTCTTGCCCTCTCTTCCACAAACCAAGTTCGCTCAAGCCTTTGAAGATAGTGTCACGATCAGCAGCGACAGGCTCAGATCATTCATCCATTTCTTTTGGAAAATCAAGAAGCTTTTGAATATTGGGTCCGAGAAGCGCCTGAGAATCGCAATTTCAGAAGTTCAAGAATTTGCAAAGAACATAATAAGGGAAAAGAAGAACGAGCTCAGAGAGAAGTCCTCGCTCGATTCCGTCGACCTCTTGTCAAGGTTCTTGAGCTCCGGCCACTCGGATGAGAACTTCGTGACCGACATAGTGATAAGCTTCATACTTGCTGGGCGCGACACAACCTCCGCGGCACTCACATGGTATCTTTGGCTACTTTCTAAGAACCCGCGTGTCGAATCCGAGGTTCTCAAGGAAATCAGTGAGAAATCTGAGGCGACCGCCTTTGACGAAGTGAAAGACATGGTGTACACTCACGCTTCTCTGTGTGAAAGCATGCGGTTGTACCCGCCTGTCGCGACGGACACGAAGGAGGCTGTGAACGACGACATTTTGCCGGACGGGACGGTGGTGAGAAAGGGGATGTTAGTGACGTACATACCGTACGCAATGGGGAGAATGGAGACGCTGTGGGGGTCTGACTGGGCGGATTTTAAGCCGGAGCGGTGGCTGGAGAAGGATGAGGCGGAGAATAAGCACTGGAAGTTCGTTGGGAGGGACGCGTACACGTACCCGGTGTTCCAGGCGGGGCCGAGGATTTGCTTGGGGAAGGAGATGGCTTTCTTGCAGATGAAGAGGGTGGTCGCGGGGGTTCTCAAGCGGTTCAAGGTGGTACCGGCGCTTGAGGAAGGTGTGGAGCCGGAGTTTGTTCAGCAATTGACTTCCAAAATGAAAGGTGGGTTGCCGGTTAGGATTGTGGAGAGGGAAGAGAAAGAATGA
- the LOC132166220 gene encoding cytochrome P450 94A2-like: protein MLFLQLLASFFLLLLPLLSILFLTKASAAPKKQSSPQPSTTTTLPRSYPIIGSLLAVIANRHRSIQWISDILQVSPSATYLLHRNFATRVVLTANPAVVQHILKTHFHNYGKGGYFSKTLKDLLGHGIFNVDGESWKFQRQVASHEFNTKSLRKFVETVVDTEISDRLIPILSSAAATRTVIDFQDILQRFAFDNICKIAFGFDPAYLLPSLPQTKFAQAFEDSVKISSERFRSLIPLVWKIKKLLNIGSEKRLRIAVSEVQEFAKSVIREKKHELREKSSLDSVDLLSRFLSSGHSDENFVTDIVISFILAGRDTTSAALTWYLWLLSKNPHVESEVLKEVNEKSEATAFDEVKDMVYTHASLCESMRLYPPVAADSKEAVNDDVLPDGTVVKKGMRVTYIPYAMGRSEALWGKDWAEFKPERWLEREETENRQWRFVGRDAYTYTVFQAGPRICLGKEMAFLQMKRVVAGILRQFKVVPVIEEGVEPEFVPQLTSKMKGGLPVMIVERDEKDFFR from the coding sequence ATGCTGTTCCTCCAACTACTAGCCtcctttttccttctccttcttcccttACTTTCCATCCTCTTCCTTACCAAAGCTTCAGCAGCACCCAAAAAGCAATCCTCTCCACAaccctccaccaccaccaccctcCCAAGATCTTACCCTATAATCGGTTCGTTGTTGGCCGTGATTGCTAACCGCCACCGCAGTATCCAATGGATTTCAGACATCCTCCAAGTCTCACCCTCCGCTACCTACCTCCTCCACCGCAACTTCGCCACTCGCGTGGTCTTAACCGCCAACCCAGCCGTCGTTCAGCACATCCTCAAGACCCACTTCCACAACTACGGCAAGGGAGGCTATTTTAGCAAAACCCTCAAAGACTTGCTCGGCCATGGCATCTTCAACGTTGACGGCGAATCTTGGAAATTCCAAAGACAAGTTGCCAGCCACGAATTCAACACCAAGTCCCTGCGCAAGTTCGTCGAGACCGTCGTGGACACCGAGATCTCCGACCGCCTCATCCCCATCCTCTCCTCAGCCGCCGCCACCAGAACAGTCATAGACTTCCAGGACATTCTTCAAAGGTTTGCCTTCGATAATATTTGCAAAATTGCTTTTGGATTCGACCCCGCCTACCTTTTGCCCTCTCTTCCACAAACAAAATTCGCTCAAGCCTTTGAAGATAGTGTCAAGATCAGCAGCGAGAGGTTCAGATCATTAATCCCGCTCGTTTGGAAAATCAAGAAGCTTTTGAATATTGGGTCCGAGAAGCGCCTGAGAATCGCAGTCTCAGAAGTTCAAGAATTTGCAAAGAGCGTAATAAGAGAAAAGAAGCACGAGCTCAGAGAGAAGTCGTCGCTCGATTCCGTCGACCTCTTGTCACGATTCTTGAGCTCCGGCCACTCGGATGAGAATTTCGTGACCGACATAGTGATAAGCTTTATACTTGCTGGGCGCGACACAACCTCCGCGGCTCTAACATGGTATCTTTGGCTGCTTTCGAAGAACCCGCATGTGGAATCCGAGGTTCTCAAGGAAGTCAATGAGAAATCCGAGGCGACCGCCTTTGACGAAGTGAAAGACATGGTGTACACTCACGCTTCTCTGTGTGAAAGCATGCGGTTGTACCCGCCTGTGGCGGCGGACTCGAAGGAGGCCGTGAACGACGACGTTTTGCCGGATGGGACAGTGGTGAAGAAGGGAATGAGAGTGACGTACATACCGTATGCAATGGGGAGGTCAGAGGCACTATGGGGAAAAGATTGGGCGGAGTTCAAGCCGGAGCGGTGGCTGGAGAGGGAGGAGACGGAGAATAGGCAGTGGAGGTTCGTGGGGAGGGACGCATACACGTACACAGTGTTCCAGGCGGGGCCGAGGATTTGCTTGGGGAAAGAGATGGCATTCTTGCAGATGAAGAGGGTGGTCGCAGGGATTCTTAGGCAGTTTAAGGTGGTTCCGGTGATAGAGGAAGGTGTGGAGCCGGAGTTTGTTCCGCAATTGACTTCCAAAATGAAAGGTGGATTGCCGGTGATGATTGTGGAGAGGGATGAGAAAGATTTTTTTAGATAG